From one Phytohabitans houttuyneae genomic stretch:
- a CDS encoding SPFH domain-containing protein, giving the protein MERPAFRVSGFVAIAGLLVLVAIGLVVIFASVGGSEAAVAVTVTTVSTTLALLGVVIGSGFTIVNPNDAQVVQFFGRYVGTIRVAGFHWTWPLTAKRRVTLRVRNFETARLKVSDADGNPVEIAAVVVWRVVDSAKAAFAVDDHVEYVAVQSEAAVRHMATSYPYEAHDSGRSSLRDSSVVSEELTQELRERVELAGVEVLESRTTHLAYAPEIAQAMLARQQASAIVSARFKIVEGAVGMVSNALDRLRDEHVVELDEERKAQMVANLLVVLCGDRAAQPVVNTGSLYS; this is encoded by the coding sequence ATGGAGAGACCGGCTTTCCGGGTTTCCGGGTTCGTCGCCATCGCGGGACTGCTCGTGCTCGTCGCGATCGGCCTGGTGGTGATCTTCGCTTCGGTGGGCGGGTCCGAGGCCGCCGTCGCGGTGACCGTCACGACCGTCTCGACGACGCTCGCGCTGCTGGGGGTCGTGATCGGGTCCGGGTTTACGATCGTCAATCCCAATGACGCGCAGGTGGTGCAGTTCTTCGGCCGCTATGTGGGGACCATCCGGGTTGCCGGCTTTCACTGGACCTGGCCGCTGACCGCCAAGCGCCGCGTCACCCTGCGCGTGCGCAACTTCGAGACGGCGCGGCTCAAGGTCTCCGACGCCGACGGCAACCCGGTGGAGATCGCGGCCGTTGTCGTGTGGCGGGTGGTCGACTCGGCCAAGGCCGCGTTCGCCGTCGACGACCACGTGGAGTACGTGGCGGTGCAGTCCGAGGCGGCCGTGCGGCACATGGCGACAAGCTATCCGTACGAGGCGCACGACAGCGGGCGGTCCAGCCTGCGCGACAGCTCGGTCGTGAGCGAGGAGCTGACCCAGGAGCTGCGCGAGCGGGTCGAGCTCGCCGGCGTCGAGGTGCTCGAGTCGCGCACGACCCACTTGGCGTATGCGCCGGAGATCGCCCAGGCGATGCTGGCCCGGCAGCAGGCGAGCGCGATCGTGAGCGCCCGCTTCAAAATCGTGGAGGGTGCGGTGGGCATGGTCTCCAACGCGCTGGACCGCCTCCGCGACGAGCACGTCGTCGAGCTGGACGAGGAGCGAAAGGCGCAGATGGTGGCCAACCTCCTCGTCGTGCTCTGCGGCGACCGGGCCGCCCAGCCGGTCGTCAACACGGGCTCGTTGTACAGCTGA
- a CDS encoding efflux RND transporter permease subunit translates to MSLFARLSLANRGLVALVAVVIAAFGAFAIPSLKQQLLPSLEFPAAFVVVPYPGAAPEIVEQRVTEPIENGVQGIAGLSKVTSTSREGSASIQVEFDFGTDLDDAVNKLQTALNRVGPQLPDGVEPQVFAGSTDDLPAIVLFASNSGGGDQKDLADRLERTVVPDLEGIDGVRTVDIEGARDPVVTVTPDPAKMAAARIDIRAISAALQANGVAIPAGGLTADDKTRTIQVGTPIATIDQLRELWLAPGPGASPVQLGAVATVEPGLAPPTGFTRTNGEDSLGIAVTAAPDGNAVEISREIRDRLTELSESSGATLTVIFDQAPFVEKSIDSLTTEGLLGLLMAVLVILVFLLSVRSTLVTAVSIPLSVLVALIALWVGDYSLNLLTLGALTIAVGRVVDDSIVVLENIKRHLGYGEDKHRAIVDGVKEVAGAVTASTLTTVAVFAPIALVGGFVGQLFAPFAITVTVALLASLLVSLTVIPVLAYWFLHPATGAGDEASVRRAAEEKERHSFLQLAYLPVIGFATRRRWATVGIGLAVLLGTFGLSTQLKTNFLDDSGQDTFVISQELPPGTSMDATDAAARRVEGVLAGRDDIESYQVTAGGGGAPWDGGGVTAASFSVTVKDGADAGDVQDGVRKQLDDLNDAGEITVGGGGGGPGGGSADELEVIVQAADPDTLARATDQVRQAMSETPDVDQVSTSLSADVPRLDIVVDRATATRVGLTEQAIGQIVAQIMRGVPVGQVALDGVQQNVVVNTANPPTTVEALRAYRIGTFRLDDVADITEVSGPVEITRIDGERSATVTGTATGSNVGAVSAALTERLDGLDLPAGAMYQIGGVSADQAEAFADLGLAVLAAIAIVFLIMVATFRSLIQPVILLVSIPFAATGAITLLLVTGTPLGVPALIGILMLVGIVVTNAIVLMDLINQYRQQGMPVLEAVVEGGRRRLRPILMTAIATIFALLPMALGLTGEGGFISQPLAIVVVGGLISSTLLTLVLVPTLYTMVESFKERFRRGGGGPEPAFAAPAPRSPNGNGHEPLVAPPPSKPSAALIEGTDQFEVLRLPKIKKPGQ, encoded by the coding sequence ATGTCGTTGTTCGCCAGACTCAGCCTTGCCAACCGCGGTCTGGTCGCGCTCGTCGCGGTGGTCATCGCCGCGTTCGGAGCGTTTGCCATCCCCTCGCTGAAGCAGCAGCTGCTGCCTTCGCTCGAGTTTCCCGCGGCGTTCGTCGTGGTGCCCTACCCGGGAGCCGCGCCGGAGATCGTCGAGCAGCGCGTGACCGAGCCGATCGAAAACGGCGTGCAGGGCATCGCCGGGCTGAGCAAGGTGACGTCGACGTCGCGGGAGGGTTCGGCGAGCATCCAGGTCGAGTTCGACTTCGGCACCGACCTCGACGACGCGGTCAACAAGCTGCAGACCGCGCTCAACCGCGTCGGTCCGCAGCTGCCCGACGGGGTGGAGCCGCAGGTCTTCGCGGGGAGCACCGACGACCTGCCGGCGATCGTGCTGTTCGCGTCGAACAGCGGTGGGGGTGACCAGAAGGACCTCGCCGACCGGCTGGAGCGCACGGTCGTGCCCGATCTCGAGGGGATCGACGGGGTCCGCACGGTCGACATCGAGGGTGCCCGCGACCCGGTCGTGACCGTCACGCCGGACCCGGCGAAGATGGCGGCCGCGCGCATCGACATCCGCGCGATCAGCGCGGCGCTGCAGGCGAACGGCGTGGCGATCCCCGCGGGCGGGCTCACGGCCGACGACAAGACGCGCACGATCCAGGTGGGTACCCCCATCGCGACCATCGATCAGCTGCGCGAGCTGTGGCTGGCCCCGGGTCCGGGTGCGAGCCCGGTGCAGCTTGGCGCGGTGGCGACGGTGGAGCCGGGTCTCGCACCGCCGACCGGCTTCACCCGCACCAACGGGGAGGACAGCCTCGGCATCGCGGTGACCGCCGCGCCGGACGGCAACGCGGTGGAGATCTCGCGCGAGATCCGCGACCGGCTCACGGAGCTGAGCGAGAGCAGCGGCGCGACGCTGACCGTGATCTTCGACCAGGCGCCGTTCGTGGAGAAGTCGATCGACAGCCTCACCACCGAGGGCCTGCTCGGCCTGCTGATGGCCGTGCTCGTGATCCTCGTCTTCCTGCTGTCAGTGCGCTCGACGCTGGTCACCGCCGTGTCCATCCCACTGTCGGTGCTCGTCGCGCTGATCGCGCTGTGGGTCGGCGACTACTCGCTCAACCTGCTCACGCTCGGCGCCCTCACGATCGCGGTGGGCCGGGTCGTCGACGACTCGATCGTCGTGCTGGAAAACATCAAACGACATCTGGGGTACGGGGAGGACAAGCACCGCGCGATCGTCGACGGCGTCAAGGAGGTGGCCGGCGCGGTCACCGCGTCGACGCTCACCACTGTCGCGGTGTTCGCACCGATCGCGCTTGTCGGCGGGTTCGTGGGGCAGCTCTTCGCGCCGTTCGCGATCACGGTGACCGTGGCGCTGCTCGCGTCGCTGCTCGTCTCGCTGACCGTCATCCCGGTCCTGGCGTACTGGTTCCTCCACCCGGCCACCGGCGCCGGCGACGAGGCGTCCGTGCGGCGGGCCGCCGAGGAGAAGGAGCGGCACAGCTTCCTCCAGCTGGCGTACCTGCCGGTGATCGGCTTCGCCACCCGCCGGCGGTGGGCCACGGTCGGGATCGGGCTGGCGGTGCTGCTCGGCACGTTCGGGCTCTCCACCCAGCTCAAGACCAACTTCCTGGACGACTCGGGCCAGGACACGTTCGTGATCAGCCAGGAGCTCCCGCCCGGCACGAGCATGGACGCCACCGACGCGGCCGCGCGGCGGGTCGAGGGGGTGCTCGCCGGGCGCGACGACATCGAGTCGTACCAGGTGACCGCCGGCGGTGGCGGCGCGCCGTGGGACGGCGGCGGGGTCACCGCGGCCAGCTTCTCGGTCACCGTCAAGGACGGCGCCGACGCCGGCGACGTGCAAGACGGCGTGCGCAAGCAGCTCGACGACCTCAACGACGCAGGCGAGATCACGGTCGGCGGTGGCGGCGGCGGGCCGGGCGGCGGCTCGGCCGACGAGCTCGAGGTGATCGTCCAGGCCGCCGACCCCGACACGCTCGCCCGCGCCACCGACCAGGTGCGCCAGGCGATGAGCGAGACGCCCGACGTCGACCAGGTGAGCACAAGCCTGTCCGCCGACGTGCCGCGCCTCGACATCGTGGTCGACCGGGCCACCGCCACCCGCGTGGGCCTCACCGAGCAGGCGATCGGCCAGATCGTCGCGCAGATCATGCGCGGCGTGCCGGTGGGTCAGGTCGCGCTCGACGGCGTGCAGCAGAACGTCGTCGTCAACACCGCCAACCCGCCGACCACGGTGGAGGCGCTGCGGGCGTACCGGATCGGCACGTTCCGCCTCGACGACGTCGCTGACATCACCGAGGTCTCCGGCCCGGTCGAGATCACCCGCATCGACGGGGAGCGCAGCGCGACCGTGACGGGCACCGCCACCGGCTCCAACGTGGGCGCCGTCTCCGCCGCGCTGACCGAGCGCCTCGATGGGCTCGACCTGCCGGCGGGCGCCATGTACCAGATCGGGGGCGTCAGCGCCGACCAGGCGGAGGCCTTCGCCGACCTGGGGCTCGCCGTGCTCGCCGCCATCGCGATCGTCTTCCTGATCATGGTGGCGACGTTCCGCAGCCTCATCCAGCCGGTGATCCTGCTGGTGTCGATCCCGTTCGCGGCGACCGGCGCGATCACGCTGCTGCTCGTCACCGGCACCCCGCTCGGCGTGCCGGCCCTCATCGGCATCCTCATGCTTGTCGGCATCGTGGTCACCAACGCGATCGTGCTGATGGACCTCATCAACCAGTACCGGCAGCAGGGCATGCCGGTGCTGGAGGCGGTCGTCGAGGGCGGCCGGCGCCGGCTGCGGCCGATCCTGATGACCGCGATCGCCACGATCTTCGCGCTGCTGCCGATGGCGCTGGGGCTGACCGGCGAGGGTGGCTTCATCTCGCAGCCGCTCGCGATCGTGGTGGTCGGCGGCCTGATCAGCTCCACGCTGCTGACACTGGTGCTCGTGCCGACGCTCTACACGATGGTCGAGAGCTTCAAGGAGCGGTTCCGCCGGGGAGGCGGCGGGCCCGAGCCCGCGTTCGCCGCGCCGGCACCGCGCTCGCCGAACGGCAACGGTCACGAGCCGCTCGTCGCGCCGCCGCCGTCGAAGCCCTCGGCCGCATTGATCGAGGGCACTGACCAGTTCGAGGTGCTGCGCCTGCCAAAGATCAAGAAACCGGGACAGTGA
- a CDS encoding MFS transporter, translated as MASPLSVLTKNRDFRNLFVAELVVFGADWFVMVPLLVLLPELTGSGIWGGLVLAVDTGLVALLLPVTGTVADRVDRKKLLVISNIAALLAVMLLQTVRGANAAWLALIAIGALAVAKAFYSPAAQAALPNVVDPQDLAAANAVAGSSWGTMAVVGASLGGVLSAAFSPYTCFWVASAALAVAAGLEWRIRRPLQAPRESEGDRPRTWTAIRESLAYIGHRPRVLALVTVKSAVGLGNGVLTVFPLLAGRFGAGAIGAGLLFGVRGAGALVGPLAMRKVLGHRSWLLPGLAISMSAYGLAYLGVAVAPWFPLVLALVFAAHFAGGTNWILSNFALQSEVPDRLRGRVFAADLMLATLSISVSQLAVAALVDHVDGRVLIAGCAMVTLVYAIGWRIATRGLGAPAVAEEAS; from the coding sequence GTGGCGTCTCCCCTCTCAGTCCTTACGAAGAACCGCGACTTCCGCAACCTGTTCGTCGCTGAGCTGGTCGTCTTCGGCGCGGACTGGTTCGTCATGGTGCCGCTGCTGGTCCTCCTGCCGGAGCTGACCGGCAGCGGCATCTGGGGCGGGTTGGTGCTGGCCGTCGACACCGGGCTTGTCGCGCTGCTGCTGCCGGTCACCGGCACGGTCGCCGACCGCGTCGACCGCAAGAAGCTGCTCGTGATCTCGAACATCGCCGCGCTCCTCGCGGTGATGCTCCTGCAGACCGTGCGCGGCGCGAACGCCGCCTGGCTCGCGCTCATCGCGATCGGGGCGCTCGCGGTGGCGAAGGCGTTCTACTCGCCGGCCGCGCAGGCCGCCCTCCCCAACGTCGTCGACCCGCAGGACCTCGCCGCCGCCAACGCGGTCGCCGGCTCCTCGTGGGGCACGATGGCGGTCGTCGGCGCTTCGCTGGGTGGCGTGCTGAGCGCGGCCTTCAGCCCGTACACCTGCTTCTGGGTCGCCTCCGCCGCCCTCGCCGTCGCGGCGGGCCTCGAGTGGCGGATCCGCCGCCCCCTCCAGGCGCCGCGGGAGAGCGAGGGGGACCGGCCGCGCACGTGGACCGCGATCCGCGAGTCGCTCGCCTACATCGGGCACCGGCCGCGCGTGCTCGCGCTCGTCACGGTCAAGTCGGCGGTCGGCCTCGGCAACGGGGTGCTCACCGTCTTCCCGCTGCTCGCCGGCCGCTTCGGCGCGGGCGCGATCGGGGCGGGGCTGCTCTTCGGCGTACGCGGCGCGGGCGCTCTCGTCGGCCCGCTCGCCATGCGCAAGGTCCTCGGCCACCGCTCGTGGCTGCTGCCCGGGCTGGCGATCTCGATGTCCGCGTACGGCCTCGCGTACCTGGGCGTCGCCGTCGCGCCGTGGTTTCCGCTCGTGCTGGCGCTGGTCTTCGCGGCGCACTTCGCCGGCGGTACCAACTGGATCCTGTCGAACTTCGCGCTGCAGAGCGAGGTACCGGACCGGCTGCGCGGCAGGGTGTTCGCCGCCGACCTCATGCTGGCCACGCTCTCCATCTCGGTCAGCCAGCTCGCCGTGGCCGCGCTCGTCGACCACGTCGACGGGCGGGTGCTGATCGCGGGTTGCGCCATGGTGACGCTCGTGTACGCCATCGGCTGGCGCATCGCCACGCGGGGGCTGGGGGCGCCGGCTGTGGCGGAGGAGGCTTCCTGA